One segment of Streptosporangium brasiliense DNA contains the following:
- a CDS encoding DUF4434 domain-containing protein: MRWLTALLGVAILAAVAAIVLVLPRDGDVPAGDRTSAAPSPSTTVSAALTPEASAFTDPCGTFDTEMASPYAVTGYWLIPTADHCTWRRQFGAIHEVGGDTVIRIGWGLQARRLDDDGRILENKSEDDEEEDKVDPRYEPCEEDGLPCVAAAERDLKAANPGNRVSWTFVYRTDEAFGPGLFRCPEFERKIQVGKTVFYRLIATEDGTDDPSCANVRNKGRGYHVILIAAAEKDSLTELLDLGDQFGVKVFPALPLAPRDPAQKTRAAQQGTKTLITLTRRILQDYGARFQDRVSLGGFYQPFELQMREMRYTGSDDPEVAKLDHPTLRVYASQHEIVEQEMPGKPILVSPYMDARKRLPISASPKQVAAGFEALARTGVGIIAPQDSRGTGKVGLFWPDQRDDQVDERLRTVVGETTNGIAYHGSTRDYYREMAAARTRMVEQGYNVQLWANVEAFEPSDEKFCADRAGTRGRTDKERLDTAVTQVGRYVSKVVSYMWSDFFTCGSPSLAEDIARDHDRPIPVDAVRKERDIQDGMEIRGYNLPMGSKVTITWDGQEAPKVVDVAGVDLTEPPPDLPARMTTAWVPFDWTQVPPGAWVRIEVAAPDGRAAAAPLHVLINA; this comes from the coding sequence GTGCGCTGGTTGACCGCTCTTCTCGGCGTGGCGATCCTCGCGGCGGTGGCGGCGATCGTGCTGGTCCTGCCCAGGGACGGGGACGTCCCGGCGGGCGACAGGACCTCGGCCGCCCCCTCGCCCTCCACCACCGTCTCCGCGGCGCTGACCCCCGAGGCCAGCGCCTTCACCGACCCGTGTGGAACGTTCGACACCGAGATGGCCTCGCCCTACGCGGTGACCGGCTACTGGCTCATCCCCACCGCCGACCACTGCACCTGGCGGCGGCAGTTCGGCGCCATCCACGAGGTGGGCGGCGACACGGTGATCCGGATCGGCTGGGGACTGCAGGCCCGCCGCCTCGACGACGACGGCCGGATCCTGGAGAACAAGAGCGAGGACGACGAGGAAGAGGACAAGGTCGACCCCCGCTACGAGCCGTGCGAGGAGGACGGGCTGCCGTGCGTGGCGGCCGCGGAGCGGGATCTCAAGGCGGCCAACCCGGGCAACCGGGTGAGCTGGACGTTCGTCTACCGGACCGACGAGGCGTTCGGGCCGGGGCTGTTCCGCTGTCCCGAGTTCGAGCGGAAGATCCAGGTCGGCAAGACCGTCTTCTACCGGCTCATCGCGACCGAGGACGGCACCGACGACCCGAGCTGCGCCAACGTCAGGAACAAGGGCCGCGGCTATCACGTGATCCTGATAGCCGCCGCGGAGAAGGACAGCCTCACCGAGCTGCTCGACCTCGGCGACCAGTTCGGCGTGAAGGTCTTCCCCGCGCTGCCGCTGGCCCCGCGCGACCCGGCGCAGAAGACCCGGGCCGCCCAGCAGGGGACGAAGACCCTCATCACGCTCACCCGGCGCATCCTGCAGGACTACGGCGCCCGCTTCCAGGACCGCGTCTCGCTCGGCGGCTTCTACCAGCCCTTCGAACTCCAGATGCGGGAGATGCGCTACACGGGGTCGGACGACCCCGAGGTGGCCAAGCTCGACCACCCGACCCTGCGGGTCTACGCCTCCCAGCACGAGATCGTCGAGCAGGAGATGCCGGGCAAGCCGATCCTGGTCAGCCCCTACATGGACGCGCGCAAGCGGCTGCCGATCAGCGCCAGCCCCAAGCAGGTGGCGGCCGGCTTCGAGGCCCTCGCCAGGACCGGGGTCGGCATCATCGCGCCGCAGGACAGCCGGGGCACCGGCAAGGTCGGCCTGTTCTGGCCGGACCAGCGCGACGACCAGGTGGACGAGCGGCTCCGCACGGTCGTGGGGGAGACGACCAACGGCATCGCCTACCACGGCTCCACCCGCGACTACTACCGGGAGATGGCCGCGGCGCGGACCCGGATGGTGGAGCAGGGCTACAACGTGCAGCTCTGGGCCAACGTGGAGGCGTTCGAGCCGTCCGACGAGAAGTTCTGCGCCGACCGGGCGGGCACCCGGGGGCGCACCGACAAGGAGCGGCTCGACACGGCCGTGACCCAGGTCGGCCGCTACGTCTCCAAGGTCGTCTCCTACATGTGGAGCGACTTCTTCACCTGCGGCTCCCCGTCCCTGGCCGAGGACATCGCCCGCGACCACGACCGGCCGATCCCGGTGGACGCCGTCCGCAAGGAGCGCGACATCCAGGACGGCATGGAGATCCGGGGCTACAACCTGCCCATGGGCTCCAAGGTGACGATCACCTGGGACGGGCAGGAGGCCCCCAAGGTCGTCGACGTGGCCGGGGTGGACCTGACGGAGCCGCCGCCCGACCTGCCCGCCCGGATGACGACGGCCTGGGTCCCGTTCGACTGGACCCAGGTCCCGCCCGGCGCCTGGGTGCGGATCGAGGTCGCCGCGCCCGACGGACGGGCCGCCGCCGCGCCGCTGCACGTCCTGATAAACGCCTGA
- a CDS encoding glycosyltransferase → MHVLVMTVVHHPEDARILHRQIRALVDAGHEVTYAAPYTARGVMVRSWVNGVDLPRAAERKRLSAVRAARKVFKRMRDQVDLVVIHDPELLLAVVGVRKRPPVVWDVHEDTPATLSLKPWLPAFLRPPVRFLARMLEGTAERRLHLLLAETAYAGRFHRAHLVVPNETWVPDDVTPPGDDRVVYLGWLSEARGVRDAIEAARLLRPYRVAVELIGYADPQSRPMLNEAVAEGVLEWRDFMPNDEALKRLDGALAGLSLLHDEPNYRHSMPTKIVEYMAHGIPVITTPSPRAVELVERYSSGMVVPWEDPKAVAQAVLTLRDDVRERHAQGARGYAAARANHHWPNSARRFVSQLEAWAGVKS, encoded by the coding sequence GTGCACGTGCTCGTCATGACGGTGGTGCATCACCCCGAGGACGCCCGGATCCTGCACCGGCAGATCCGCGCGCTCGTGGATGCCGGTCATGAGGTCACGTATGCCGCGCCGTACACCGCACGGGGCGTAATGGTCCGGTCGTGGGTGAACGGCGTCGATCTCCCCCGGGCGGCTGAGCGCAAGCGGCTTTCGGCCGTGCGCGCCGCCCGCAAGGTGTTCAAGCGCATGCGCGACCAGGTTGATCTGGTGGTGATCCACGACCCCGAGCTGCTGCTCGCGGTCGTAGGCGTGCGCAAGCGGCCCCCGGTGGTCTGGGACGTGCACGAGGACACTCCGGCGACCCTGTCGCTGAAGCCCTGGCTGCCCGCGTTCCTGCGCCCGCCGGTGCGCTTCCTGGCCCGCATGCTCGAAGGCACGGCCGAGCGTCGCCTGCACCTGCTGCTCGCCGAGACCGCCTACGCCGGCCGCTTCCACCGGGCCCACCTGGTCGTCCCGAACGAGACCTGGGTGCCCGACGACGTGACCCCGCCGGGAGACGACCGCGTCGTCTACCTCGGCTGGCTGTCGGAGGCGCGCGGGGTGCGCGACGCCATCGAGGCGGCCCGGCTGCTGCGGCCCTACCGGGTGGCGGTCGAGCTGATCGGCTACGCCGACCCGCAGTCGCGTCCCATGCTGAACGAGGCGGTGGCCGAGGGCGTGCTGGAGTGGCGCGACTTCATGCCGAACGACGAGGCGCTCAAGCGGCTCGACGGGGCGCTGGCCGGGCTGTCGCTGCTGCACGACGAGCCCAACTACCGCCACTCCATGCCCACGAAGATCGTGGAGTACATGGCCCACGGCATCCCGGTGATCACCACCCCGTCGCCGCGCGCGGTGGAGCTGGTCGAGCGCTACAGCAGCGGCATGGTCGTGCCCTGGGAGGACCCCAAGGCCGTGGCCCAGGCCGTGCTCACCCTGCGGGACGACGTCAGGGAGCGGCATGCTCAGGGCGCCCGAGGGTATGCGGCGGCCCGTGCGAACCATCACTGGCCCAACTCGGCCCGCCGTTTCGTGTCCCAGCTGGAGGCATGGGCAGGGGTTAAAAGCTGA
- a CDS encoding nucleotide sugar dehydrogenase produces the protein MSAYDLAVIGLGYVGMPLAKEAAAAGLRVVGFEVDPRKVEALNAGRSYIDDLTDADLEHMLAGGFSATLDESVLADSRTIVICVPTPLDEDHRPDLSAVEGATQTVARNLSSGTLVVLESTTWPGTTDEVARPILEASGLVAGTDFHLAFSPERIDPGNPKYGLRNTPKVVGGYTAACRDRAVGFYSQFVEQVVPVSGTREAEMAKLLENTYRHVNIALVNEMAIFCDELGINLWESIEAAATKPFGFQKFLPGPGVGGHCIPVDPSYLSYTVRKLGYPFRFVELAQEINERMPSYVVARVQRLLNRHKKAVNGSKVLLLGVTYKPDIADERETPALPVARALLELGAELVFADPYVKEWRVDGNPVPREEDLSRAVAEADVTLLMQQHAAFDLSTVEDHGRLVLDTRGVLAEGERVERL, from the coding sequence GTGAGCGCCTATGACCTGGCCGTGATCGGTCTGGGATACGTCGGCATGCCACTGGCCAAGGAGGCCGCAGCCGCGGGCCTGCGGGTCGTCGGCTTCGAGGTCGACCCCCGCAAGGTGGAGGCCCTCAACGCGGGGCGTTCCTACATCGACGACCTGACCGACGCCGACCTCGAACACATGCTGGCGGGGGGGTTCAGCGCCACGCTGGACGAGTCCGTGCTGGCCGACAGCCGCACCATCGTCATCTGCGTGCCGACCCCGCTGGACGAGGACCACCGCCCTGACCTGTCGGCGGTGGAGGGGGCCACCCAGACCGTCGCCCGCAACCTGTCCTCGGGCACGCTCGTCGTGCTGGAGTCCACGACCTGGCCCGGCACCACCGACGAGGTCGCCCGCCCGATCCTGGAGGCCTCCGGCCTCGTCGCGGGCACCGACTTCCACCTCGCCTTCTCGCCCGAGCGCATCGACCCGGGCAACCCCAAGTACGGCCTGCGCAACACCCCCAAGGTCGTCGGCGGCTACACGGCCGCCTGCCGGGACCGGGCGGTCGGCTTCTACTCCCAGTTCGTCGAGCAGGTCGTGCCGGTCAGCGGCACCCGCGAGGCCGAGATGGCCAAGCTCCTGGAGAACACCTACCGCCACGTCAACATCGCCCTCGTCAACGAGATGGCGATCTTCTGTGACGAACTCGGCATCAACCTCTGGGAGTCCATCGAGGCGGCGGCCACCAAGCCGTTCGGCTTCCAGAAGTTCCTGCCCGGACCGGGCGTCGGCGGGCACTGCATCCCCGTCGACCCGTCCTACCTGTCCTACACGGTGCGCAAGCTGGGCTACCCGTTCCGCTTCGTGGAGCTGGCCCAGGAGATCAACGAGCGGATGCCGTCCTACGTGGTGGCCCGCGTCCAGCGGCTGCTCAACCGGCACAAGAAGGCCGTCAACGGCTCCAAGGTGCTGTTGCTCGGCGTCACCTACAAGCCCGACATCGCCGACGAGCGCGAGACCCCGGCCCTGCCGGTCGCGCGGGCGCTGCTCGAACTCGGCGCCGAACTGGTCTTCGCCGATCCGTACGTCAAGGAATGGCGTGTGGACGGTAACCCGGTGCCGCGTGAGGAAGACCTCTCCAGGGCGGTCGCCGAAGCGGACGTGACGCTGCTGATGCAGCAGCACGCCGCCTTCGACCTGTCGACCGTCGAGGACCACGGCAGACTCGTGCTCGACACCCGAGGCGTCCTCGCCGAGGGTGAACGCGTCGAGCGGCTCTAG
- a CDS encoding glycosyltransferase family 4 protein: MVSDASRPDSSKISAKSARAGLRGLIRGFVQHPVIVSRVVVTKVKSDPVRVAQAAAETLPPRLRPVVGRFAWPAARQARFVVRRLGMRVLKGPWNGAKEHFDAGRMTEAVAVLQPYVKYPFIKRRATYYAGELAAIQPNPIPPKSKVIVGERIEGRVLHCVTNALPYTQAGYTVRTHRIVTAQRAAGLDPHVVTSWGWPMMQGHVDVTPYEEIDGTPYHRLLPSGEVPFESHGRMIRGAGEVTELVRTLRPQVLHAATDHRNGSVALAVRERTGTPMVYEVRGFLEETWASRDPKRVGSQRHVLQRDREAFIMRSADAVVTLAETMATEIVERGVPRERIFLAPNAVDDSLLTAEYDGAAFRSAYGIEPGEIVMGSVSSIVAYEGFATMISAAALLRDRGAPIRLLLVGDGAARPELLEQVEELGLGDLAILPGRVGPDEALQAQSAIDIFVCPREDLRVCRLVTPLKPVEAMALGKPVVLSDLPALSELVGSDGAGLLVPAGDPEALADALAGLRDDPARRAAMGEAGRAEVAAKRTWSRVAETYRDIYRSLAG, translated from the coding sequence GTGGTATCCGATGCCAGCAGGCCAGACTCCTCCAAGATCTCCGCGAAGTCGGCACGTGCCGGTCTGCGGGGGCTCATCAGGGGGTTCGTCCAGCACCCTGTGATCGTCTCCCGAGTCGTGGTGACCAAGGTCAAGTCCGACCCCGTGCGTGTGGCGCAGGCGGCCGCGGAGACCCTCCCGCCGAGGCTCCGCCCCGTCGTGGGACGGTTCGCCTGGCCCGCCGCGCGCCAGGCCAGGTTCGTGGTCCGCAGACTCGGCATGCGCGTGCTCAAGGGCCCGTGGAACGGAGCCAAGGAGCACTTCGACGCCGGCCGGATGACCGAGGCCGTCGCGGTGCTCCAGCCGTACGTCAAATACCCCTTCATCAAGCGCCGGGCCACCTACTACGCCGGCGAGCTGGCGGCCATCCAGCCCAACCCGATCCCGCCCAAGTCCAAGGTGATCGTGGGTGAGCGGATCGAGGGCCGGGTGCTGCACTGCGTCACCAACGCCCTGCCGTACACGCAGGCCGGATACACCGTGCGCACGCACCGGATCGTCACCGCGCAGCGGGCGGCCGGGCTGGACCCGCACGTCGTGACCAGCTGGGGCTGGCCGATGATGCAGGGCCACGTCGACGTCACGCCGTACGAGGAGATCGACGGGACCCCCTACCACCGGCTGCTGCCGAGCGGCGAGGTGCCGTTCGAGAGCCACGGCCGCATGATCCGGGGCGCCGGCGAGGTGACCGAGCTGGTCAGGACGCTCCGGCCGCAGGTGCTGCACGCCGCGACCGACCACCGCAACGGCTCGGTGGCGCTGGCGGTGCGGGAGCGGACCGGCACGCCGATGGTCTACGAGGTCCGGGGCTTCCTGGAGGAGACCTGGGCCTCCCGCGACCCCAAGCGGGTCGGCAGCCAGCGGCACGTGCTTCAGCGCGACCGCGAGGCGTTCATCATGCGCTCGGCCGACGCCGTGGTCACCCTCGCGGAGACCATGGCCACCGAGATCGTCGAGCGGGGCGTGCCCAGAGAGCGGATCTTCCTGGCGCCCAACGCGGTGGACGACTCGCTGCTGACCGCCGAATACGACGGCGCCGCGTTCCGTTCCGCCTACGGCATCGAGCCCGGCGAGATCGTCATGGGCTCGGTGTCGAGCATCGTGGCCTACGAGGGCTTCGCGACCATGATCAGCGCCGCCGCCCTCCTGCGCGACCGGGGCGCCCCGATCAGGCTGCTGCTGGTCGGGGACGGCGCGGCGCGCCCGGAGCTGCTGGAGCAGGTCGAGGAGCTGGGGCTGGGCGACCTCGCGATCCTGCCCGGCCGGGTCGGTCCGGACGAGGCGCTGCAGGCCCAGTCGGCCATCGACATCTTCGTCTGCCCCCGGGAGGACCTGCGGGTCTGCCGGCTCGTCACGCCGTTGAAGCCCGTCGAGGCGATGGCTCTGGGCAAGCCGGTCGTGCTCAGCGACCTGCCGGCCCTGTCGGAGCTCGTCGGCTCCGACGGCGCCGGGCTCCTGGTCCCCGCCGGGGACCCGGAGGCGCTCGCCGACGCCCTGGCCGGGCTCCGCGACGACCCGGCACGCCGGGCCGCGATGGGCGAGGCCGGACGGGCCGAGGTGGCCGCGAAGCGCACGTGGAGCCGTGTCGCGGAGACCTACCGTGACATTTACCGGTCGCTTGCGGGTTGA
- the wecB gene encoding non-hydrolyzing UDP-N-acetylglucosamine 2-epimerase: MRDNAPLGTTPDPDNPLVLHVLGARPNFVKAAPVVRGLDALGVRQGIVHTGQHYDALMSDVFFADLGLPEPIANLGVGSGSHARQTAALLTGLEDVVLAHRPALVVVYGDVNSTLAAILVCAKLHVPTAHVEAGLRSFDREMPEEVNRVVTDALSDILFATSPDALSHLANEGVDPARVHLVGNPMIDSLFSALDRLDPAPVRSRLGLPERYGVATLHRPGNVDDPASAKELVDAVLAVSERLPIAVPLHPRGRARLAEAGLVNGDNLLIVDPLGYVDFLSLVRGAALVVTDSGGVQEETTMLGVPCLTVRPNTERPITVTHGTNRLVTPALLPAAADRALADGAATPSGELPPLWDGKAGPRIARVIEAWLKGGNLSPAAQAVPPKSL, from the coding sequence ATGAGGGACAACGCCCCACTGGGGACGACCCCGGACCCCGACAATCCCCTCGTCCTGCACGTGCTCGGCGCGCGGCCCAACTTTGTGAAGGCCGCTCCGGTGGTGCGCGGTCTCGACGCCCTGGGGGTGAGGCAGGGCATCGTCCACACCGGTCAGCACTATGACGCGCTGATGTCGGACGTGTTCTTCGCCGACCTCGGGCTGCCGGAGCCGATCGCCAATCTGGGCGTCGGGTCCGGCTCGCACGCGCGCCAGACGGCGGCCCTGCTGACCGGCCTGGAGGACGTCGTCCTGGCGCACCGGCCCGCGCTGGTCGTCGTCTACGGCGACGTCAACTCGACGCTGGCCGCGATCCTCGTCTGCGCCAAGCTCCACGTCCCGACCGCGCACGTCGAGGCGGGCCTGCGCTCCTTCGACCGGGAGATGCCCGAGGAGGTCAACCGGGTCGTCACCGACGCCCTGTCCGACATCCTGTTCGCCACCTCGCCGGACGCGCTCTCGCACCTGGCCAACGAGGGCGTGGACCCGGCGCGCGTCCACCTCGTCGGCAACCCGATGATCGACAGCCTGTTCTCGGCGCTGGACCGCCTCGACCCGGCCCCGGTCCGCTCCCGCCTCGGGCTCCCGGAGCGGTACGGCGTGGCCACCCTGCACCGCCCCGGCAACGTGGACGACCCCGCCTCCGCCAAGGAGCTGGTCGACGCCGTGCTGGCGGTGAGCGAGCGCCTGCCCATCGCGGTGCCGCTGCACCCGCGCGGCCGGGCCCGCCTGGCCGAGGCCGGGCTGGTGAACGGCGACAACCTCCTCATCGTCGACCCGCTGGGCTACGTGGACTTCCTGTCCCTGGTGCGGGGCGCGGCGCTGGTCGTCACCGACTCCGGCGGCGTGCAGGAGGAGACGACCATGCTCGGCGTCCCCTGCCTGACCGTCCGGCCCAACACCGAGCGGCCGATCACCGTCACCCACGGCACCAACCGCCTGGTCACCCCGGCGCTGCTGCCCGCCGCCGCCGACCGGGCCCTGGCCGACGGCGCGGCGACGCCCTCGGGCGAGCTGCCCCCGCTCTGGGACGGCAAGGCCGGCCCCCGGATCGCCCGCGTGATCGAGGCCTGGCTCAAGGGCGGCAACCTCTCTCCGGCGGCACAGGCCGTACCGCCCAAATCCCTGTAA
- a CDS encoding glycosyltransferase family protein, translating to MSEQTPEEPKYQRLGPINWLPEERKVVERFEERVRDLERRLAIAEARADYAQWKLESTKVQRPYRVAEAITGAKGSGVVRLPGKLRMALRPRKGPEAPRPVAEVIEELDRQGPVVDVPKVKWPAGPVNRPDMKVAVILDDFSRMAFKYEWDQIEFGLRDWPEIFAERRPELLFVESAWHGNQGRWRYQMTGSNAPKPELRALIDWCREEGIPTVFWNKEDPPNFDFFIDTAKLFDYVFTCDGDMVPRYREVLGHDRVDVLQFAAQPRVHNPIQERRGRLHDVVFAGMYFRDKHPERREQMETVLAPIRELGLHIFARNGTVDEKYAWPAEYVPHIVGELPYDQMLAAYKMYKVFLNVNSVLDSPTMCARRVFELSACSTSIVSGWSRAIQETFGSLIPIARDELESYNQVLHLINSPELRARQGHLAMREVFDKHLFTHRVDQILSFLGRPVEQRSRSVSVVLPTNRAAQIEHAISSVAKQIHRPLQLVMVLHGLDIDPVVVADKARMAGISDVVVLPADPSLSLGACMNLGIAAAEGELIAKMDDDNLYGEHYLSDLVRAFDYSDAELVGKGAHYAYFEGSNTTMLRLPGLEHRYSWLVQGGTFLGKADMFRHYGFADITRGEDTHLVRRLKEDRVKIYSADRFNFVYWRSGDAGMHTWQADDIKLTRNAQFSFVGHPDAHVMI from the coding sequence ATGAGTGAGCAGACCCCCGAAGAGCCGAAGTACCAGCGTCTCGGACCGATCAACTGGCTGCCCGAGGAGCGCAAGGTCGTCGAGCGCTTCGAGGAGCGCGTCCGGGACCTGGAGCGGCGGCTGGCCATCGCCGAGGCCCGCGCGGACTACGCGCAGTGGAAGCTGGAGTCCACCAAGGTCCAGCGGCCCTACCGGGTGGCCGAGGCCATCACGGGGGCCAAGGGGTCGGGGGTCGTGCGGCTGCCGGGCAAGCTCCGCATGGCGCTGCGGCCCCGCAAGGGGCCCGAGGCGCCCCGGCCGGTGGCCGAGGTGATCGAGGAGCTCGACCGCCAGGGGCCCGTCGTGGACGTGCCGAAGGTGAAGTGGCCGGCCGGACCGGTCAACCGGCCGGACATGAAGGTCGCGGTCATCCTGGACGACTTCTCCCGGATGGCGTTCAAATACGAGTGGGACCAGATCGAGTTCGGGCTCCGCGACTGGCCGGAGATCTTCGCCGAGCGCCGTCCCGAGCTGCTGTTCGTGGAGTCGGCCTGGCACGGCAACCAGGGCCGCTGGCGCTACCAGATGACCGGCTCCAACGCCCCCAAGCCGGAGCTGCGCGCCCTGATCGACTGGTGCCGCGAAGAGGGGATCCCCACGGTCTTCTGGAACAAGGAGGACCCGCCCAACTTCGACTTCTTCATCGACACGGCCAAGCTGTTCGACTACGTCTTCACCTGCGACGGCGACATGGTGCCCCGCTACCGGGAGGTGCTGGGGCACGACCGGGTCGACGTCCTGCAGTTCGCCGCCCAGCCCCGGGTGCACAACCCGATCCAGGAGCGGCGTGGCCGGCTGCACGACGTGGTCTTCGCGGGCATGTACTTCCGCGACAAGCACCCCGAGCGCCGCGAGCAGATGGAGACCGTCCTCGCCCCGATCCGCGAGCTGGGCCTGCACATCTTCGCCCGCAACGGCACGGTCGACGAGAAGTACGCCTGGCCCGCCGAATACGTCCCGCACATCGTGGGCGAGCTCCCCTACGACCAGATGCTGGCCGCGTACAAGATGTACAAGGTCTTCCTGAACGTGAACTCGGTGCTCGACTCACCGACCATGTGCGCCCGCCGGGTCTTCGAGCTGTCGGCCTGCTCCACCTCGATCGTCTCCGGCTGGTCACGGGCCATCCAGGAGACCTTCGGCTCGCTGATCCCGATCGCCCGCGACGAGCTGGAGTCCTACAACCAGGTCCTGCACCTGATCAACAGCCCCGAGCTCCGCGCCCGCCAGGGCCACCTGGCCATGCGTGAGGTCTTCGACAAGCACCTGTTCACCCACCGCGTCGACCAGATCCTCTCCTTCCTCGGCAGGCCCGTCGAGCAGCGGTCGAGGTCCGTCTCGGTGGTGCTGCCCACCAACCGCGCCGCCCAGATCGAGCACGCCATCTCCTCGGTGGCCAAGCAGATCCACCGGCCGCTCCAGCTCGTGATGGTCCTGCACGGCCTGGACATCGACCCGGTCGTGGTCGCCGACAAGGCCCGCATGGCCGGGATCTCCGACGTCGTGGTGCTGCCCGCCGACCCGTCGCTGTCGCTGGGCGCCTGCATGAACCTGGGCATCGCCGCGGCCGAGGGCGAGCTGATCGCCAAGATGGACGACGACAACCTCTACGGCGAGCACTACCTGTCCGACCTGGTCCGCGCCTTCGACTACTCCGACGCCGAACTCGTCGGCAAGGGCGCCCACTACGCCTACTTCGAGGGCAGCAACACCACGATGCTCCGCCTGCCCGGCCTGGAGCACCGCTACAGCTGGCTGGTCCAGGGCGGCACCTTCCTCGGCAAGGCCGACATGTTCCGCCACTACGGCTTCGCCGACATCACCCGTGGTGAGGACACCCACCTGGTCCGGAGACTGAAGGAGGACCGCGTCAAGATCTACTCCGCCGACCGGTTCAACTTCGTCTACTGGCGCAGCGGCGACGCCGGGATGCACACCTGGCAGGCCGACGACATCAAGCTCACCCGCAACGCCCAGTTCTCCTTCGTCGGCCACCCCGACGCCCACGTGATGATCTGA
- a CDS encoding VOC family protein: MKAHVSSILLGVRDMERAKQFYTDGLGWKIKNDYGISVFFESDGASPVGFYGREGLADQVGTAPEGNGFSGLVLTYVVRSEARVDEIIAEAEKAGATILKPAGALPWGGYGGTFADPDGYIWSLGYSARGTDQPYAE; this comes from the coding sequence ATGAAAGCGCACGTGAGCTCGATCCTGCTCGGCGTCCGGGACATGGAGCGGGCCAAGCAGTTCTACACGGACGGTCTCGGCTGGAAGATCAAGAACGACTACGGCATCTCGGTGTTCTTCGAGTCGGACGGAGCCTCGCCCGTCGGCTTCTACGGCCGTGAAGGCCTGGCCGACCAGGTGGGCACGGCCCCGGAGGGCAACGGCTTCAGCGGACTGGTCCTCACCTACGTCGTCCGCAGCGAGGCGCGGGTCGACGAGATCATCGCGGAGGCCGAGAAGGCCGGCGCCACGATCCTCAAGCCCGCCGGCGCTCTGCCATGGGGCGGGTACGGCGGCACCTTCGCCGACCCGGACGGCTACATCTGGAGCCTCGGCTACAGCGCCCGGGGAACGGATCAGCCCTACGCGGAGTAG
- a CDS encoding sigma-70 family RNA polymerase sigma factor produces MVEHDWLSERFAEHQGRLHAVAYRMLGSPGEAEDAVQEAWLRVSRADTGQVENLAGWLTTVVARVCLNMLEARRARREEPAGALPPEPAAPHPGIRPVGQAGPEDEALLADSVGVALLVVLDTLTPAERLAFVLHDVFAVSFGEIGAIMDRSPVAARQLASRARRRVQGAADASDAARSAKREIVAAFLAASRSGDFAALLELLDPDAVAVEVRGAHAVAAFFAGRAQAARLALVDGVPAAVWSHRGRPKAVFTFTVSGGKIAHIAIDTDPDRLRDLDIVFLSADDKERR; encoded by the coding sequence ATGGTTGAGCACGACTGGCTGAGCGAGCGGTTCGCCGAGCACCAGGGCCGCTTGCACGCGGTGGCCTACCGGATGCTCGGCTCACCTGGCGAGGCCGAGGACGCGGTGCAGGAGGCGTGGCTGCGGGTCAGCCGCGCCGACACCGGCCAGGTGGAGAATTTGGCTGGGTGGCTGACCACGGTCGTTGCCCGGGTCTGCCTGAACATGCTCGAGGCGCGTCGGGCCCGGCGTGAGGAGCCGGCCGGGGCGCTGCCGCCCGAGCCGGCCGCGCCGCACCCGGGCATCCGCCCAGTCGGCCAGGCCGGCCCCGAGGACGAGGCGCTGCTGGCCGATTCGGTCGGTGTCGCGCTGCTGGTGGTGCTGGACACGCTGACTCCCGCCGAACGGCTCGCGTTCGTCCTGCACGACGTTTTCGCCGTGTCGTTCGGCGAGATCGGCGCCATCATGGACCGCTCCCCGGTGGCGGCCCGGCAACTCGCCAGCCGGGCCCGGCGCCGGGTGCAAGGCGCGGCGGACGCGTCCGACGCCGCGCGATCGGCGAAGCGGGAAATCGTCGCCGCCTTCCTTGCCGCCTCCCGGAGCGGGGACTTCGCCGCCCTGCTCGAACTGCTCGACCCGGACGCCGTGGCCGTCGAGGTCCGCGGCGCCCACGCGGTGGCGGCTTTCTTCGCCGGCCGGGCTCAGGCCGCCCGGCTCGCTCTGGTCGACGGCGTTCCAGCGGCCGTCTGGTCGCACCGCGGCCGGCCGAAGGCCGTCTTCACGTTCACCGTCAGCGGCGGGAAGATCGCCCATATCGCCATCGACACCGACCCGGACCGGCTCCGCGACCTCGACATCGTCTTTCTCAGCGCCGACGACAAGGAACGGCGATGA